From a single Phormidium ambiguum IAM M-71 genomic region:
- the csx18 gene encoding CRISPR-associated protein Csx18 — protein sequence MYFSSRSAFVRNVAVAMINGAVTLVILLIAPLGLATVITNTLLVVIGSFITATVADRVVKFLQPNTMDAEVLPRSRGASIRQQENRDDLDRR from the coding sequence ATGTATTTCTCTTCTCGTAGTGCATTTGTGAGAAATGTTGCTGTGGCGATGATTAATGGTGCGGTGACTTTAGTGATTTTATTGATTGCGCCTTTAGGTTTAGCAACGGTAATTACTAATACTTTGTTAGTAGTAATCGGCAGTTTTATTACAGCGACGGTTGCGGATCGAGTGGTAAAATTTTTACAACCAAATACGATGGATGCGGAAGTTTTACCTCGTTCTCGTGGTGCTTCAATTCGTCAGCAAGAAAATCGGGATGATTTAGATAGAAGATAA